TGAATGGAAAAACGCAGCATTAAAAAAAAAGTTTAGGAACTTTGGCAATAGCTTTGTCATGCAGTGATATCTAACAATCGTTGCAAGTACTCACCGTAAAAGCTTTTATGCAATTTATCGGCCTGGACCTGCAGTTCTTCTCTGGTTATAAAATTCATTAGAAAAGCAACTTCTTCTAGACAACCTATCTTAAGTCCCTGTCTGGCTTCAATAACCTGGATAAATTGAGAGGCTTGCATCAGGGATTCGTGGGTGCCGGTGTCCAACCAGGCTACACCACGACCCAGCATTTCTACTTTTAATTGGCCTCTGCTCATATACGCCTTGTTTACATCTGTGATCTCATACTCGCCTCTGTCTGATGGTTTTAGCCCTTCTGAGATTCGAACAACCTCATTGTTGTAAAAATAAATCCCAGGTACCGCAAATTTGGATTTTGGGTGCTTCGGTTTTTCTTCAATGCTGATGGCTTTATGGTTTTCATCAAATTCAACCACACCATATCGCTCAGGATCTGCTACCGGATACGCAAACACAATACCTCCCTCTGGATTGGTACAAGCTCTGAGCATTTCAGGCAGTTTGTGGCCATAAAATATATTGTCTCCAAGTATTAAACACACCTTATCATTGCCAATAAACTCTTTTCCCAATATAAAAGCTTGGGCCAATCCATTTGCATTTTCCTGAACCTTATAACTTAGATTGATACCAAATTGAGATCCATCCCCCAACAAAGATTTAAACATCGGAGTATCCCGCGGGGTAGAAATGATCAATATTTCCCTGATTCCTGCCAACATCAGGGT
This window of the Saprospiraceae bacterium genome carries:
- the rfbA gene encoding glucose-1-phosphate thymidylyltransferase RfbA, producing MKGIILAGGQGTRLYPLTLAMSKQLMPVYDKPMIYYPLSTLMLAGIREILIISTPRDTPMFKSLLGDGSQFGINLSYKVQENANGLAQAFILGKEFIGNDKVCLILGDNIFYGHKLPEMLRACTNPEGGIVFAYPVADPERYGVVEFDENHKAISIEEKPKHPKSKFAVPGIYFYNNEVVRISEGLKPSDRGEYEITDVNKAYMSRGQLKVEMLGRGVAWLDTGTHESLMQASQFIQVIEARQGLKIGCLEEVAFLMNFITREELQVQADKLHKSFYGEYLQRLLDITA